A single window of Mugil cephalus isolate CIBA_MC_2020 chromosome 1, CIBA_Mcephalus_1.1, whole genome shotgun sequence DNA harbors:
- the zmp:0000001088 gene encoding trypsin gives MDLPSLLFCILLEVLAVNCEDHAQGRIVGGYAPVPHSIKYIVSIQTMDRQHICGGFLINKYWVITAAHCNIGVNKMLIVAGDYSLTIYEGTEQEILPHLLVPHPTYNSTTNNCDIMLIKLRAPIYLSSYVSVALLPRQDTTVAEGKECRVSGWGYTSPNGGQIPSTLRTVKLPIISTEKCNDTESFNGSITENMLCAGYSTGGKDACQGDSGGPLVCDGRVYGVVSWGRGCADAQFPGVYTAVSKFRRWIDNTIFSYYSRCTKD, from the exons ATGGACCTGCCatctttattgttttgtataCTTTTGGAAGTCCTGGCTGTAAACT GCGAAGACCACGCTCAGGGACGCATAGTGGGAGGATATGCTCCAGTTCCGCATTCAATCAAGTACATTGTGTCGATACAGACAATGGACCGCCAGCACATCTGTGGGGGCTTCTTGATAAATAAGTACTGGGTAATCACAGCAGCACACTGCAACATTGG GGTAAACAAAATGCTGATAGTAGCAGGAGACTACTCTTTGACCATTTACGAGGGGACGGAACAAGAAATCCTGCCACACCTTTTGGTGCCCCACCCTACGTACAACAGCACCACGAACAACTGTGACATTATGCTCATTAAG CTGAGGGCCCCGATCTATCTGAGCAGCTACGTGTCCGTTGCTCTGCTGCCCCGGCAAGACACCACCGTGGCCGAGGGCAAAGAGTGCCGAGTGTCAGGCTGGGGTTACACCAGCCCCAACGGAGGCCAGATCCCCTCCACGCTCCGCACCGTCAAGCTCCCCATCATCTCCACAGAAAAATGCAACGACACCGAGTCGTTCAACGGCAGCATCACGGAGAACATGCTCTGCGCCGGTTACAGCACCGGCGGGAAGGATGCCTGTCAG GGGGACTCCGGGGGTCCGCTTGTATGCGACGGCCGTGTCTATGGGGTGGTGTCCTGGGGAAGAGGCTGCGCCGATGCTCAGTTTCCTGGAGTCTACACCGCAGTGTCCAAGTTCCGCAGGTGGATCGACAACACCATATTTAGCTACTACAGCAGATGTACCAAGGACTAG
- the LOC125017598 gene encoding trypsin I-P1-like: MAALQLCTVLLLLCVSVTSDPVRIIGGQEVKPYSIKYQASLQTETGQHYCGGTLVHPQWVVSAAHCWRPSVMMRVVLSEHSLVETEGFEQNFNVSKIYVHNFNYKTFNNDIMLIKLSEPALLNANVQPVELPDENTPQISGVCTVSGWGVTQVYSYILSPVLRAVDVRETPNCFWYYWSRVTPNMMCAGSPFGGKDSCQGDSGGPLVCNGYFEGIVSWGISCANPYYPGVYTKVRNYVQWINWIINNDAP; the protein is encoded by the exons ATGGCTGCACTGCAACTCTgtactgtgctgctgcttttgtgtgtCTCAGTAACTTCAG ACCCAGTCAGGATCATAGGAGGTCAGGAAGTCAAGCCATACTCAATCAAATATCAGGCATCCCTGCAGACTGAGACAGGACAGCACTACTGTGGAGGAACCCTGGTGCACCCCCAATGGGTGGTATCTGCTGCCCACTGCTGGAGACC GAGCGTTATGATGAGGGTGGTGTTAAGCGAACACAGCCTGGTCGAAACAGAGGGATTTGAACAGAACTTCAATGTCTCAAAGATATATGTCCACAACTTCAACTACAAGACATTCAACAATGACATCATGCTAATCAAA ctgagTGAGCCGGCACTACTAAATGCTAACGTCCAGCCGGTTGAGCTACCTGACGAAAACACTCCCCAAATAAGTGGTGTGTGCACAGTGAGCGGCTGGGGCGTGACGCAGGTTTACAGTTACATCCTCTCCCCGGTGCTGCGTGCTGTGGATGTGAGAGAAACACCAAACTGCTTTTGGTACTACTGGAGCAGGGTCACTCCCAACATGATGTGTGCTGGATCTCCTTTTGGTGGCAAAGATTCTTGCCAG GGTGACTCCGGCGGTCCCCTGGTCTGCAATGGCTACTTCGAGGGCATCGTCTCCTGGGGTATAAGCTGCGCAAATCCGTACTACCCTGGCGTCTACACCAAAGTGAGGAACTACGTCCAATGGATCAACTGGATTATTAACAATGACGCACCATGA
- the pink1 gene encoding serine/threonine-protein kinase PINK1, mitochondrial, whose translation MSVKHAISRGLELGRSVFQVGLLKSGGRVAAKLRADRFRVGPSVRTVQPQAFLPSRYRYYRTTLKGLAAQLQSAGFRRRFTGGSPRNRAVFLAFGLGVGLIEQQLEDDRKSAATCQEIQAVFRKKRFQGPPKPFLSGYKLEDYIIGNQIGKGSNAAVYEAAAQFAPPKESDRKCSLVQMREDEVEQETCRSLTCCSLRNFPLALKMMWNFGAGSSSEAILKSMSQELVPASPLALKQEKEQITLDGHFGVLSKRVSAHPNVIRVYRAFTADVPLLPGAQEEYPDVLPARLNPDGLGNNRTLFLVMKNYPCTLRQYLQVSTPSRRESSLMVLQLLEGVDHLCRQGVAHRDLKSDNVLLEFDSDGCPRLVITDFGCCLAQGDSSLQLPFNTVWVSKGGNASLMAPEVASAVPGHGVVINYSKADAWAVGTISYEIFGQQNPFYRAVGLESRNYQEKQLPPLPSTVPADVQLVIQLLLRRNPNKRPSARVAADMLHLSLWGRRALANQDSAGMRKLAEWLLCQSAVVLLKGCSGPSGNRVEAELQRSFLSNLDLEDLRTAVGFLVYGREQRQAYILSA comes from the exons ATGTCTGTAAAACACGCCATTAGCCGAGGGCTAGAGTTGGGCCGGTCCGTCTTTCAGGTGGGTCTCCTGAAATCCGGCGGCCGAGTCGCAGCAAAGCTCCGAGCTGACCGCTTCCGTGTAGGCCCGTCGGTCCGCACCGTTCAGCCTCAGGCTTTCCTGCCGTCTCGATACCGCTATTACCGCACCACCCTGAAGGGCCTGGCAGCCCAGCTTCAGTCCGCTGGCTTCAGGAGGAGGTTCACTGGCGGGTCCCCTCGGAACAGGGCCGTGTTTTTGGCTTTCGGCCTCGGCGTAGGGCTTATTGAACAACAGCTTGAGGATGACAGAAAGAGTGCAGCAACATGCCAGGAGATCCAG GCTGTATTTAGGAAGAAACGATTCCAGGGCCCACCCAAGCCATTCCTCTCTGGATACAAACTGGAGGACTACATCATAGGGAACCAGATTGGGAAAGGCtccaatgcagctgtctacgaGGCTGCAGCTCAGTTTGCCCCGCCAAAGGAGAGTGACAGAAAGTGCTCTCTGGTGCAGATGAGAGAAGATGAAGTAGAACAGGAGACTTGTCGAtctctgacctgctgctcaCTGAGAAACTTCCCTTTGGCTCTCAAGATGATGTGGAACTTTGGG gcAGGGTCATCAAGTGAGGCAATATTAAAGTCCATGTCACAGGAGCTGGTGCCTGCAAGTCCACTTGCTCTAAAGcaggaaaaagaacaaattactCTTGATGG GCATTTTGGAGTCCTGTCCAAAAGAGTGTCAGCTCACCCTAATGTGATTAGAGTGTACCGGGCCTTCACCGCAGACGTCCCATTGCTACCAGGTGCCCAGGAAGAGTATCCAGATGTGCTGCCAGCCCGGCTCAACCCTGATGGCCTGGGCAACAATCGAACTCTTTTCCTGGTCATGAAGAA TTATCCCTGCACGCTGCGGCAGTACCTGCAGGTGTCCACGCCAAGCCGCAGGGAGAGCTCTCTGATGGTGCTGCAGCTCCTCGAGGGTGTCGACCATCTCTGCAGACAGGGCGTCGCTCACAGGGATCTCAAATCAGACAACGTGCTGCTGGAGTTTGACTcgg ATGGTTGCCCCCGTTTAGTGATCACTGACTTTGGCTGCTGCCTGGCCCAGGGTGACTCTAGTCTGCAGCTGCCCTTCAACACTGTGTGGGTCAGCAAAGGAGGGAATGCCTCACTTATGGCTCCTGAG GTGGCCAGTGCAGTTCCAGGACATGGTGTGGTGATCAACTACAGTAAGGCAGATGCCTGGGCTGTGGGCACCATCTCCTATGAAATATTCGGACAGCAGAACCCGTTCTATCGAGCAGTGGGACTGGAGAGCAGGAATTATCAGGAGAAGCAGCTCCCTCCGCTTCCCTCCACTGTTCCGGCTGATGTGCAGTTGGTGATACAATTACTGCTCAGGAGGAACCCAAACAAG CGCCCCAGTGCCCGTGTGGCAGCCGACATGCTACATCTGAGCCTGTGGGGCCGGAGGGCCCTGGCTAACCAGGACAGCGCTGGCATGAGGAAGCTGGCCGAGTGGTTGCTGTGCCAGTCTGCTGTTGTACTCCTGAAAGGCTGCAGTGGACCGAGTGGGAACAGGGTGGAGGCGGAGCTTCAGAGGAGTTTCCTGTctaacctggacctggaggacctgCGCACCGCTGTAGGCTTCCTCGTCTACGGGCGAGAGCAGCGCCAGGCTTACATACTGTCTGCATAG